From the Pomacea canaliculata isolate SZHN2017 linkage group LG4, ASM307304v1, whole genome shotgun sequence genome, one window contains:
- the LOC112562185 gene encoding uncharacterized protein C2orf50-like isoform X1: MQRQTSGLLFSYINKSNYHDNCIPRQNTAAQLAAETSKPHNEGEYRACDLVTQDKIWKQSVASERRCLENWSENWAFLTEYDSKGNVVEKEELPEKISIFSENVPNTNSGNYGCRHNTEPAKMMQNMEFKFYSDRRRRKMGSDMVCY; this comes from the exons ATGCAGCGTCAAACAAGCGGGCTACTGTTTTCCTACATAAACAAAAG CAATTACCATGATAATTGCATTCCGAGACAAAATACTGCAGCCCAGTTGGCAGCGGAGACTTCAAAGCCTCACAATGAAGGAGAATACAGGGCCTGTGATCTTGTTACACAAGATAAGATCTGGAAACAGAGTGTAGCATCTGAGCGGCGCTGTCTGGAAAACTG gAGTGAGAACTGGGCATTTTTGACTGAGTATGACTCTAAG GGAAACGTGGTAGAGAAGGAAGAGCTACCAGAAAAAATCTCcatcttttctgaaaatgtacCAAATACAAATTCGGGCAATTATGGCTGCCGTCATAACACCGAACCTGCCAAGATGATGCAGAACATGGAGTTCAAGTTTTACAGCGATAGGCGTAGGCGCAAGATGGGCTCTGATATGGTCTGTTATTGA
- the LOC112562181 gene encoding zinc metalloproteinase dpy-31-like has translation MRSQRCQVSILLLLMLCIYSSLTGPEHLEHNGSTKATLGEAYDIQRDLGGIPRHSEDGKRLNPDHIARRLKQSLGSLAVRLQELQKLHPKKKFEVPGEMSDSLAKLTHVHRKTTEHGMESGSDVAVSESPSERPVIDTDVVPEGKTSIQRDGATVLEKMSAVAESRTSASQHGDRTLEHKESVPEHGDRTLDRWTHSGVGKVEHPFEQGSANSDREDRKEKMLSMKNQSSRPLISQTKKEDMKVEVTGNVFRDDGEQGIPGSRLLFQGDVMLSRSRAAELMHAQVEEETRTGGHSSRRRRFKRKVTYLPSKRWTLPIPYMFDTSEKFSLNETEKSMVLKAMRHLEDLTCITFREVNASDPLSPILDFKKDQGCWSYVGKERGLQLQEVSTGEGCFELGTLLHELGHAIGFWHEHSRPDRQGFVRVHLEHVRKGEEFNFNVESWGELDNLDVPYDVSSIMHYGSTYFSENGKEVTIETLDARLQRVVGQRLDMSFYDIKLANMAYCNGVCQGSPVGEMCQHEGYPDPKACDRCRCPVGLSGRYCQHAAPYQGPVVCGGSLFVDPGQSHTISSPSYPRMYPANVTCSWLIQTKPGMQLVLTVSPQSFMTHTDCSPYPTAVCTDYLEVKYNVSFGYTGARYCCGLPPSAPLRSATNALLVLFRTRQSGSGGFQASVAAEPCGGCHPGTTPQPPCRKSAQTECVKKWNSSQYIACPSPYLGTDSGDCNKWVTKEKTRLGVCTSEVDTCCDGFQVVDGVCRAPSNISNTNTIEESIAMAVADKETTSNDINRDADSSWSSWSPWQQCTRSCGGCGTQTRTRTCDKPTQCGGRSTDSESRQCNTFPCPNTQLYVCSITDVKEYLCGWTSKCYQQVKKYARCYTNCCLDFVEVEGKCIPKPK, from the exons ATGAGGTCACAGCGATGTCAGGTGTCCATTCTTCTGCTTCTTATGCTGTGCATCTATTCATCCCTGACTGGTCCAGAGCACCTGGAGCAT AATGGATCTACTAAGGCCACGCTAGGGGAAGCATACGACATTCAGCGGGACCTGGGTGGCATCCCCCGCCACTCTGAGGATGGCAAGAGGCTGAACCCTGATCACATCGCTCGTCGTCTGAAGCAGTCGTTAGGTAGTCTGGCGGTACGGCTGCAGGAACTACAGAAGCTGCATCCAAAGAAAAAGTTCGAGGTGCCGGGAGAAATGTCGGATTCTCTCGCCAAACTAACTCATGTTCACAGGAAAACTACTGAACATGGCATGGAGTCAGGGTCAGATGTCGCCGTAAGTGAATCTCCTTCAGAACGGCCTGTCATCGATACGGATGTAGTGCCAGAAGGCAAAACCTCAATACAAAGAGATGGCGCCACAGTACTAGAAAAGATGAGTGCAGTAGCAGAAAGCAGGACTTCAGCATCACAACACGGAGACAGAACTCTAGAACACAAAGAATCAGTGCCAGAACATGGCGACAGAACATTAGACCGCTGGACACATTCTGGTGTCGGTAAGGTCGAACATCCCTTTGAACAAGGATCAGCAAATTCCGATAGGGAGGACCGGAAGGAGAAGATGCTGAGCATGAAAAACCAAAGTAGTCGACCTCTTATTTCTCAGACcaaaaaagaagacatgaaagTGGAAGTCACCGGCAACGTGTTTCGAGACGATGGCGAGCAGGGGATTCCTGGGTCACGGCTGCTGTTTCAAGGCGACGTCATGCTGTCTCGCTCTCGCGCCGCTGAACTGATGCACGCGCAGGTGGAAGAGGAGACGAGGACGGGTGGACACTCATCGAGAAGGAGGAGATTTAAACGAAAAGTGACCTACCTACCCAGCAAGAGATGGACGCTCCCAATTCCTTACATGTTCGACACATCGGAGAAGTTCAGCCTGA ATGAAACTGAAAAGTCCATGGTGCTGAAAGCCATGCGACACTTGGAAGACCTCACCTGCATAACTTTTCGGGAGGTGAACGCTAGCGACCCACTCAGCCCCATCCTCGATTTCAAGAAGGACCAAGG ATGCTGGTCATACGTAGGAAAGGAGCGAGGACTGCAGCTGCAAGAAGTGTCAACTGGCGAGGGATGCTTTGAG CTCGGCACGCTGCTCCATGAACTGGGCCACGCCATCGGATTCTGGCACGAGCATTCGCGACCTGACCGCCAGGGCTTCGTGCGCGTGCACCTGGAGCACGTGCGGAAGGGAGAGGAGTTTAACTTCAACGTGGAGTCGTGGGGGGAGCTAGACAACCTGGATGTTCCCTACGATGTCAGCTCCATCATGCATTACGGTTCCACG taCTTCTCAGAAAACGGCAAGGAGGTTACCATAGAGACGCTGGACGCCCGCTTGCAGCGTGTGGTGGGCCAACGGCTGGACATGTCGTTCTACGACATCAAGTTGGCAAACATGGCCTACTGCAACG GTGTGTGTCAGGGTAGCCCCGTGGGAGAGATGTGCCAGCACGAGGGTTACCCGGACCCCAAGGCGTGCGACCGATGTCGGTGTCCGGTGGGACTGTCGGGTCGGTACTGCCAACATGCGGCCCCCTATCAAG GACCAGTCGTGTGTGGGGGTTCCTTGTTTGTCGATCCTGGACAGAGCCACACGATTTCTTCCCCTTCCTATCCTCGGATGTACCCGGCAAACGTCACTTGTTCGTGGCTTATCCAG ACAAAGCCAGGCATGCAGCTGGTGCTGACGGTCAGCCCCCAGTCCTTCATGACCCACACGGACTGCTCCCCCTACCCCACGGCTGTCTGCACCGACTACCTGGAGGTCAAGTACAACGTCAGCTTCGGCTACACTGGAGCAAG GTACTGCTGCGGGTTACCACCATCAGCGCCGCTCCGATCGGCCACAAACGCTCTGTTAGTTCTCTTCCGAACTCGCCAGTCAGGGTCAGGAGGCTTCCAGGCCAGTGTAGCAGCAG AGCCGTGCGGCGGCTGTCACCCGGGTACGACCCCTCAACCTCCGTGCCGGAAGTCTGCGCAGACAGAGTGCGTGAAGAAATGGAACAGCAGCCAGTATATCGCCTGCCCCTCCCCCTACCTTGGCACCGATTCAGGAGACTGCAACAAATGGGT GACCAAAGAGAAGACTCGTCTTGGAGTCTGCACTTCTGAGGTAGACACGTGCTGCGATGGCTTCCAGGTTGTCGATGGCGTTTGTCGAG cacCCAGCAATATCAGTAATACCAACACCATTGAAGAGTCGATTGCGATGGCGGTGGCGGACAAGGAAACCACCAGCAACGACATCAACCGCGATGCCGACAGCAGCTGGTCTTCGTGGTCGCCGTGGCAACAGTGCACCAGGTCTTGTGGCGGATGCGGCACCCAGACGCGAACACGCACCTGTGACAAACCCACCCAGTGTGG GGGAAGGTCAACAGATAGTGAAAGTCGCCAGTGCAACACATTCCCATGCCCCAACACTCAACTGTATGTCTGCAGCATCACAGATGTGAAGGAATATTTGTGTGGCTGGACTTCTAAGTGCTACCA GCAAGTGAAAAAGTATGCTCGTTGCTATACCAACTGCTGCCTGGACTTCGTTGAGGTGGAGGGCAAGTGCATCCCCAAGCCCAAGTAA
- the LOC112563097 gene encoding nucleolar transcription factor 1-B-like isoform X1 — protein sequence MVQEQEMESTFVAKKHKKGKHKKHDHAIETGLSSDTEPSSSASNKEKDFLNPEEEKVEDTKEDLDSWTSNERLTLIESIRSQCPDNDSLSYKVREKKISWEKVTVSNHSAEQCRRMWQELQKQVRKHRTLPDLLHDAETVVHHPHKKKRKRHPDQPAKPLTPYILYIKEHREKVKAKNPGITLPDITRLLSQKWQSLSPRKREKYRLQYNKDREDFVKANEEFLQNHPAKKTKREGKPPALPFPFQCFYDAKISKYKQKHPNLSTSQLSAKLRAKYLKLKPSKKKKWISKAMESIPDYEKQLQEYLITHPEFKPPLRKIRLTKEEMVISKCSPEMDVDEITRQLMEVAPKDRRKKAKVIKTFPGAPEKPPKTAYTLFIKKEIGKLTVGSMTDKMTQLGKEWQSMAEQERKKYEKKLQRLKEDYELQVQEFEKTLSPEDLAKFRETQNNSRKKRKTD from the exons ATGGTCCAAGAACAGGAGATGGAATCTACTTTTGTAGCAAAGAagcataaaaaaggaaaacacaaaaaacatgaTCACGCGATCGAGACAG GTCTATCTTCAGATACAGAGCCAAGTAGCAGTGCTTCAAACAAGGAGAAGGATTTTCTCAATCCAGAGGAAGAGAAAGTAGAGGATACAAAGGAGGACCTCGACTCATGGACTAGCAACGAAAGACTTACTCTGATTGAGTCAATTCGATCACAATGCCCAGATAATGATTCTTTGTCCTATaaagtaagagaaaagaaaataagctggGAGAAAGTGACTGTCAGCAATCACAGCGCGGAGCAATGCCGAAGAATGTGGCAAGAATTGCAAAAGCAG gttcgTAAGCATAGAACCCTGCCAGACCTTTTACATGATGCAGAAACTGTTGTTCATCatccacataaaaaaaagaggaaaagg CATCCGGATCAGCCAGCAAAGCCACTGACTCCATATATACTCTACATAAAGGAGCACAGAGAAAAAGTTAAAGCAAAGAATCCTGGAATAACACTCCCAGATATTACCAGACTGTTGTCTCAGAAGTGGCAAAGTCTCTCACCCAGGAAACgg GAGAAGTATCGTTTGCAGTACAATAAGGATCGAGAAGACTTTGTGAAAGCAAATGAAGAGTTCTT ACAAAACCATCcagctaaaaaaacaaaacgtgaagGGAAACCACCTGCCCTACCATTCCCATTTCAGTGTTTCTACGACGCAAAGATTTCGAAGTATAAACAGAAACACCCTAAT ttgaGCACCTCTCAGTTATCTGCCAAATTGCGTGCTAAGTATTTAAAGCTGAAgccctcaaaaaaaaagaagtggatTAGTAAAGCCATGGAATCAATACCAGATTATGAG AAGCAGCTTCAAGAATATCTTATTACACACCCAGAGTTCAAGCCACCTTTGCGTAAGATACGGTTGACAAAGGAAGAGATGGTCATCAGCAAGTGCTCACCAGAGAT GGATGTAGATGAAATCACAAGACAGCTTATGGAAGTTGCCCCCAAAGATAGGAGGAAAAAGGCTAAAGTCATAAAGACCTTTCCTGGTGCTCCAGAGAAACCTCCAAA GACAGCATACACGCTTTTTATCAAGAAAGAAATTGGAAAGCTGACTGTTGGGTCTATGACTGACAAAATGACACAGCTGGGCAAAGAGTGGCAAAGTATGGCAGAGCAAGAACGGAAAAAGTATGAGAAAAAGCTTCAGAGATTAAAGGAAGACTATGAACTTCAAGTGCAAGAATTTGAGAAG acactgTCACCAGAGGATCTAGCAAAATTCAGGGAGACTCAGAATAAcagtagaaagaaaagaaaaactgactAA
- the LOC112562185 gene encoding uncharacterized protein C2orf50-like isoform X2 — protein MSSGMVASYMLAPRKSNYHDNCIPRQNTAAQLAAETSKPHNEGEYRACDLVTQDKIWKQSVASERRCLENWSENWAFLTEYDSKGNVVEKEELPEKISIFSENVPNTNSGNYGCRHNTEPAKMMQNMEFKFYSDRRRRKMGSDMVCY, from the exons ATGTCCAGCGGGATGGTCGCTAGCTACATGCTAGCACCTCGAAAGAG CAATTACCATGATAATTGCATTCCGAGACAAAATACTGCAGCCCAGTTGGCAGCGGAGACTTCAAAGCCTCACAATGAAGGAGAATACAGGGCCTGTGATCTTGTTACACAAGATAAGATCTGGAAACAGAGTGTAGCATCTGAGCGGCGCTGTCTGGAAAACTG gAGTGAGAACTGGGCATTTTTGACTGAGTATGACTCTAAG GGAAACGTGGTAGAGAAGGAAGAGCTACCAGAAAAAATCTCcatcttttctgaaaatgtacCAAATACAAATTCGGGCAATTATGGCTGCCGTCATAACACCGAACCTGCCAAGATGATGCAGAACATGGAGTTCAAGTTTTACAGCGATAGGCGTAGGCGCAAGATGGGCTCTGATATGGTCTGTTATTGA
- the LOC112563097 gene encoding nucleolar transcription factor 1-B-like isoform X2, producing MVQEQEMESTFVAKKHKKGKHKKHDHAIETDTEPSSSASNKEKDFLNPEEEKVEDTKEDLDSWTSNERLTLIESIRSQCPDNDSLSYKVREKKISWEKVTVSNHSAEQCRRMWQELQKQVRKHRTLPDLLHDAETVVHHPHKKKRKRHPDQPAKPLTPYILYIKEHREKVKAKNPGITLPDITRLLSQKWQSLSPRKREKYRLQYNKDREDFVKANEEFLQNHPAKKTKREGKPPALPFPFQCFYDAKISKYKQKHPNLSTSQLSAKLRAKYLKLKPSKKKKWISKAMESIPDYEKQLQEYLITHPEFKPPLRKIRLTKEEMVISKCSPEMDVDEITRQLMEVAPKDRRKKAKVIKTFPGAPEKPPKTAYTLFIKKEIGKLTVGSMTDKMTQLGKEWQSMAEQERKKYEKKLQRLKEDYELQVQEFEKTLSPEDLAKFRETQNNSRKKRKTD from the exons ATGGTCCAAGAACAGGAGATGGAATCTACTTTTGTAGCAAAGAagcataaaaaaggaaaacacaaaaaacatgaTCACGCGATCGAGACAG ATACAGAGCCAAGTAGCAGTGCTTCAAACAAGGAGAAGGATTTTCTCAATCCAGAGGAAGAGAAAGTAGAGGATACAAAGGAGGACCTCGACTCATGGACTAGCAACGAAAGACTTACTCTGATTGAGTCAATTCGATCACAATGCCCAGATAATGATTCTTTGTCCTATaaagtaagagaaaagaaaataagctggGAGAAAGTGACTGTCAGCAATCACAGCGCGGAGCAATGCCGAAGAATGTGGCAAGAATTGCAAAAGCAG gttcgTAAGCATAGAACCCTGCCAGACCTTTTACATGATGCAGAAACTGTTGTTCATCatccacataaaaaaaagaggaaaagg CATCCGGATCAGCCAGCAAAGCCACTGACTCCATATATACTCTACATAAAGGAGCACAGAGAAAAAGTTAAAGCAAAGAATCCTGGAATAACACTCCCAGATATTACCAGACTGTTGTCTCAGAAGTGGCAAAGTCTCTCACCCAGGAAACgg GAGAAGTATCGTTTGCAGTACAATAAGGATCGAGAAGACTTTGTGAAAGCAAATGAAGAGTTCTT ACAAAACCATCcagctaaaaaaacaaaacgtgaagGGAAACCACCTGCCCTACCATTCCCATTTCAGTGTTTCTACGACGCAAAGATTTCGAAGTATAAACAGAAACACCCTAAT ttgaGCACCTCTCAGTTATCTGCCAAATTGCGTGCTAAGTATTTAAAGCTGAAgccctcaaaaaaaaagaagtggatTAGTAAAGCCATGGAATCAATACCAGATTATGAG AAGCAGCTTCAAGAATATCTTATTACACACCCAGAGTTCAAGCCACCTTTGCGTAAGATACGGTTGACAAAGGAAGAGATGGTCATCAGCAAGTGCTCACCAGAGAT GGATGTAGATGAAATCACAAGACAGCTTATGGAAGTTGCCCCCAAAGATAGGAGGAAAAAGGCTAAAGTCATAAAGACCTTTCCTGGTGCTCCAGAGAAACCTCCAAA GACAGCATACACGCTTTTTATCAAGAAAGAAATTGGAAAGCTGACTGTTGGGTCTATGACTGACAAAATGACACAGCTGGGCAAAGAGTGGCAAAGTATGGCAGAGCAAGAACGGAAAAAGTATGAGAAAAAGCTTCAGAGATTAAAGGAAGACTATGAACTTCAAGTGCAAGAATTTGAGAAG acactgTCACCAGAGGATCTAGCAAAATTCAGGGAGACTCAGAATAAcagtagaaagaaaagaaaaactgactAA